A genomic stretch from Falco naumanni isolate bFalNau1 chromosome 4, bFalNau1.pat, whole genome shotgun sequence includes:
- the ATP5F1D gene encoding ATP synthase subunit delta, mitochondrial, whose amino-acid sequence MEESRLHGDPAGTGRPLSRGGGRSPRSPGCPPTAGTRGRRRCPGRGPRDRGTPVLPRSRTWEPSRGAGHAGSCSPPPSRPAPRRPLALAAAMFRARRLLPRLFARRALLPPPRARGYAEPAGGPVPMAFTFASPTQVFYNGANVKQVDVPTLTGSFGILASHVPTLQVLKPGVVTVYAEDGTATKYFVSSGSVTVHADSTVQVLAEEAVTMDMLDLVTAKSNLEKAVSEMAAASDEAAKAEAQIKVEANEALVKALE is encoded by the exons ATGGAGGAATCCCGTCTCCATGGCGACCCGGCGGGAACAGGACGGCCATTGTCTAGAGGAGGGGGCCGGTCCCCGCGGTCCCCGGGCTGTCCCCCCACGGCGGGGACACGGGGCCGCCGCCGGTGCCCAGGGCGGGGGCCGCGGGACCGGGGGACACCGGTGCTGCCGCGGTCCCGGACGTGGGAGCCG TCGCGCGGCGCGGGGCATGCCGGGAGCTGCAGTCCGCCGCCGTCCCGGcctgccccgcgccgcccgctcGCCCTTGCCGCCGCCATGTTCCgcgcccgccgcctcctcccgcGGCTCTTCGCCCGCCgggcgctgctgccgccgccgcgcgcCCGCGGCTATGCCGAGCCTGCCGGCGGCCCGGTGCCCATGGCCTTCACCTTCGCCTCGCCCACGCAG GTGTTTTACAACGGTGCCAATGTGaagcaggtggatgtgcccaCACTGACCGGCTCCTTCGGTATCTTGGCCTCTCACGTCCCCACCCTCCAGGTCCTCAAACCAGGAGTCGTGACAGTCTATGCTGAGGATGGCACGGCCACCAAGTACTTCG TGAGCAGTGGCTCAGTCACGGTCCACGCGGACTCCACCGTgcaggtgctggcagaggaggcGGTGACGATGGACATGCTGGATCTGGTT ACCGCAAAATCAAACCTGGAGAAGGCAGTTTCAGAGATGGCTGCAGCATCTGATGAAGCAGCTAAAGCAGAAGCTCAGATTAAAGTAGAAGCTAATGAAGCCCTTGTAAAAGCCCTGGAGTAA